The following is a genomic window from Thermoanaerobaculia bacterium.
CACGTTGGTGACGTTCCCATAGGCGCCCGCGCGCGATCCCCACCAGGGAACGAACGGGTCGCGGGGGGCGAGAGGGAACCATCCCATGTACCCTCCGCCTCCGATGGAAAACGACGCCGACCAGCCCGCTCCGCCGCCGACGAAGGCGACGAGCGCGGGGGAATAGCTCGCGAAGGCGCCTCCCGGCGCCACGGGGACCCAGAACCAGCGGGACGAATGATTGACCCAGCGTCCGTAATGGTACGGCGCCCAACCCCACGGCTCGTCGGCGATCCAGGTCCAGCCCCAGGGATCCTGCCAGCCCCAGCGGCCGGCACGGTACGGTTGCCAGCCGACTTCCACGCGCGCCGGCGACCAGACATGGCCGTACTGGGGAATGTCGCTCCACTGACCGTATTCGTCGAGATCTTCCGTTCCGACGACGCCCGCATTCACATAGCGGGAAGAGGCACCCCGGAAACGCGCGCCTCTCTGGTCCACCCATCGATCCCACGGGTCGAGGCCGGGAAGCGCGACGACGTCGTACTGGGGCGAATCGATGCCCGTGATGTCCATCTCGCTGCCCGCGGAAAGGGGAACCTGGCCTCCTCCCGCCGCGACGAGAGCCTGCCCGCGCCGGACGCCCACGCGGGTATTGCCGTCCGCGTCCACGTCGAGGCGGTAGTCGCCCGCCTGTTCGAACGTCACGGCGACGTTGGGAGTGTCCACCTCGAAGGAGTCCTGGCTTCCGAGACGGGCGAGACGGAACGAAGCGGTGCCGCCCTGGAGCGAAAACTGCTCCACCTCGTCGGTCAGATTCAGAACCGAGAGATCGCTCTGGGCTCCGAGGCGCACGAAGTTTCCGCCCTCCAACTGAAGCTCGGCCCTTCCGTCTCCGCGCAGGTACAGCCGATCGCCGATGCTCATCGGAACGTTCACGGCGGCATCCTCCCAGACGTCGGGTTGGTCGCCCCGGTTGTAAGAAACGTCCCCCGAAAGATAGGAAACGCGGGCGACCGCCTGTTGAATGTCGGCGTTTCCCGGCCCCTGGGCCGGTGCCGCGGCGGCGGCCAGAAAAGCGGCCGCGCCGAAGAGCAGCGTTGTCGTCGAAAACCTCTTCATGTCGATACTCCTGGTCCTTTCATCGAGCCGCGAAATTCGAGGCGCTCGATCGACCCCCAGAATGAGTGTTCCGGGACCCGGCGTCCAATCGTTTCTTCCTCTCTCATTGAGAGGAACAAACGATGAGCGGCGAGCCCCGTCTCGCTGTACGTTGTCGGTGAAAGAAGAGGTGCTCCATGCTCTACACCATCGCGATCGTCCTGCTCATCCTCTGGGCGCTCGGATTCTTCGCCTTTCACGTCGGCAGCGGTCTCATTCACCTGCTCATCGTCGTGGCGGTGATCATGCTTCTCGTTCAGCTGATCTCCGGACGCCGCCGGATCGTCTAGGGACGGCATGGCGCTTCGGTTCAAGGCGACGGACGGCGGCCATGGCGCCGATGAAGAGCAGACGCCGTCGTCGCCTCCTTCGCCGGCGCGAAGGACCTTCCAGGTCATCCTGGTGGCGCTCGGCGTCGCCGGCGCGCTCTGGGCCGTCTATCGGCTGCGGGGCATCCTCCTCCTGCTGGTCCTCGCGGTGTTCTTCGCGTACCTCGTCGCTCCCTTCGTCGGGATCTGCCGGCGACCGCTGAGCATCGGCGGGCGCAAGGTCGTTCTTCCACTGCCCGCGGCCATCGGCGTGGTCTACGTGTTCATCTTCGGGTCTCTGGCGGCTCTCGTCGCCGTTCTGGTCCCCGTCGTCAGCGACCAGCTCGGCGAGCTCGCGTCGGAGCTCCCGGGATATCTCGCGCGAATCCAGGATCGATGGCAGAGCTGGCAGGCGAGCTACCAGAGCCGCGCCGTTCCCGAGGCGTTACGCGAGACCATCGATCGAGCCGTTCATCAGGCCGCTACGGCCGGAGGAACGTATGTGACGAGCGAGCTGCTGCCGCGTCTCGCGCGGGAGCTCGTCTATCTCCCGTGGCTCGTTCTCGTGCCCGTTCTGGCGTTCTTCCTCGTCAAGGACGCCCAGCCCCTCCGCAAGGCGGCGCTGCGGTTCTTTCCGCGGGGTCGCCTGCGGTCGCGCGGCGACGAGTTCCTCGTCGAGCTGAACGAAACGCTGGCGGCCTACGTGCGCGCCCAGGTGACGGCCTGCCTTCTGATCGGCGTGGTCTGCACTCTCGCGTTCCTCGTGATCGGCGTGCCATACCCGGTCGTTCTGGGGATCGCGGCCGGCCTGCTCGAGTTCGTTCCGCTGGCGGGGCCGCTGGCGGTGGGCATCCTGGCGGCGAGCTTCGCCGCGTTCCATTCGGGCGGGCAGGTCGT
Proteins encoded in this region:
- a CDS encoding DUF6600 domain-containing protein, with the translated sequence MKRFSTTTLLFGAAAFLAAAAAPAQGPGNADIQQAVARVSYLSGDVSYNRGDQPDVWEDAAVNVPMSIGDRLYLRGDGRAELQLEGGNFVRLGAQSDLSVLNLTDEVEQFSLQGGTASFRLARLGSQDSFEVDTPNVAVTFEQAGDYRLDVDADGNTRVGVRRGQALVAAGGGQVPLSAGSEMDITGIDSPQYDVVALPGLDPWDRWVDQRGARFRGASSRYVNAGVVGTEDLDEYGQWSDIPQYGHVWSPARVEVGWQPYRAGRWGWQDPWGWTWIADEPWGWAPYHYGRWVNHSSRWFWVPVAPGGAFASYSPALVAFVGGGAGWSASFSIGGGGYMGWFPLAPRDPFVPWWGSRAGAYGNVTNV
- a CDS encoding lmo0937 family membrane protein produces the protein MLYTIAIVLLILWALGFFAFHVGSGLIHLLIVVAVIMLLVQLISGRRRIV
- a CDS encoding AI-2E family transporter, which translates into the protein MALRFKATDGGHGADEEQTPSSPPSPARRTFQVILVALGVAGALWAVYRLRGILLLLVLAVFFAYLVAPFVGICRRPLSIGGRKVVLPLPAAIGVVYVFIFGSLAALVAVLVPVVSDQLGELASELPGYLARIQDRWQSWQASYQSRAVPEALRETIDRAVHQAATAGGTYVTSELLPRLARELVYLPWLVLVPVLAFFLVKDAQPLRKAALRFFPRGRLRSRGDEFLVELNETLAAYVRAQVTACLLIGVVCTLAFLVIGVPYPVVLGIAAGLLEFVPLAGPLAVGILAASFAAFHSGGQVVAVVLFLLVLRALQDYVVYPKIVGIGVHLDPLGVILAILCGAELGGLAGIFLAIPLVAVITLANGHYRGYLAAEARTA